One Tolypothrix bouteillei VB521301 DNA window includes the following coding sequences:
- a CDS encoding exopolysaccharide biosynthesis protein, producing the protein MHLKFSQDIKSLLQRLSEQPLSLGDILAETSERGFCLVIVLLVLPFLFPIPPGLTGPFGGAGLILSVQMALGRRSPWLPQKIAQYKFPRAFVEILLQNLRRVTRLLEKITRPRMATIANHPFIWRINGLCISWLILLLISPIPFTNPIPTVGILLLAVATIESDGLLMCLGYIFTVLTTLFFGFIFYALLMAPSLLPQIFR; encoded by the coding sequence ATGCACCTCAAATTCTCTCAAGATATTAAGTCCCTGCTGCAAAGGCTATCCGAACAGCCACTTAGCCTTGGGGATATATTGGCTGAAACCTCAGAGCGAGGATTTTGCCTGGTGATTGTATTATTGGTACTGCCTTTCCTATTTCCCATCCCACCCGGTTTAACAGGTCCCTTTGGTGGTGCTGGTTTAATACTATCAGTACAGATGGCTTTGGGAAGGCGATCGCCTTGGCTACCGCAAAAAATAGCTCAGTATAAATTCCCTCGGGCTTTTGTTGAAATACTTCTACAAAACTTGAGACGAGTCACTAGATTGTTAGAAAAAATCACCCGTCCCAGGATGGCAACAATTGCAAACCATCCTTTTATTTGGAGAATCAACGGACTTTGTATTTCTTGGTTAATTCTTCTACTGATTTCACCAATTCCTTTCACCAATCCCATTCCCACCGTTGGAATATTGCTGCTTGCAGTAGCTACGATAGAATCTGATGGTTTATTAATGTGCCTTGGTTATATTTTTACTGTTTTAACAACTTTATTCTTTGGATTTATTTTTTATGCTTTGTTGATGGCTCCAAGTTTATTGCCTCAAATTTTCCGATAA
- a CDS encoding lipid kinase codes for MKNRALLLVNSQARKGEKRLPEAIRCLEELGLVLIQETTQKPQDLYEMILRYQQEVDLIIIGGGDGTLNAAVDALVETRLPLGILPLGTANDLARTLKIPNSIPEACKVIGKGEIARIDLGEVNGKHFFNVASLGLSVQITEKLTKEAKQRWGIFAYAIAAVKVIWESRPFSAEIRIDGQSIQVKTVQIAVGNGRYYGGGMAVVHDASIDDRRLDLYSLEIRHWWQIIPIIPTMRQGRHIHWSGVRSLSGEHIEVYTRKPRPINTDGEITTYTPAQFRVLPQSLSVFVPSETSDQ; via the coding sequence ATGAAAAACCGCGCACTGCTGTTAGTTAATAGCCAAGCCCGTAAGGGAGAAAAACGCTTACCAGAAGCGATTCGTTGTCTTGAAGAATTGGGTTTGGTTTTGATTCAAGAAACTACCCAAAAACCACAAGATCTCTATGAAATGATTCTTCGCTACCAGCAAGAAGTTGATTTAATCATTATTGGTGGTGGTGATGGAACCCTCAATGCTGCGGTAGATGCTTTGGTTGAGACTCGTTTACCACTGGGAATTTTGCCTCTAGGAACTGCTAACGATTTAGCTAGAACTTTGAAAATTCCCAACTCTATACCTGAGGCTTGCAAAGTTATTGGCAAAGGAGAAATTGCACGCATTGATTTAGGTGAAGTGAATGGCAAGCACTTTTTTAACGTTGCTAGCTTGGGATTGAGCGTACAAATTACCGAGAAACTAACGAAAGAAGCCAAGCAGCGTTGGGGAATATTTGCCTATGCGATCGCTGCAGTAAAAGTCATTTGGGAATCGCGACCTTTTAGTGCAGAAATTCGGATCGATGGTCAATCAATTCAAGTGAAAACGGTACAAATTGCTGTAGGTAACGGTCGCTATTACGGCGGCGGTATGGCAGTGGTTCATGATGCCTCAATTGACGATCGAAGATTGGATTTGTACAGTTTGGAGATTCGACACTGGTGGCAAATAATTCCTATCATACCTACAATGCGGCAAGGACGGCACATTCATTGGTCTGGTGTTCGTTCTCTTTCAGGCGAACACATTGAAGTGTATACTCGAAAACCACGCCCTATCAATACTGATGGTGAAATAACAACATATACTCCCGCTCAATTCCGCGTTCTTCCCCAATCTTTAAGTGTATTTGTTCCATCAGAGACTAGTGACCAGTGA
- a CDS encoding cupin domain-containing protein: MKFTSLNDLPEEPVSHNPKIKKKVMLRNGDLPHLTNFSQSRFAPGQTAPAHAHKDMCEVFFVESGSGFIRISEREYPLVPGSCVAVEPGEFHEVVNSGSDELVLTYFGLRVENL; the protein is encoded by the coding sequence ATGAAATTTACCTCTCTCAATGACTTACCAGAAGAACCCGTTTCCCACAATCCTAAAATTAAGAAAAAGGTGATGCTGCGTAATGGCGATTTGCCTCACCTTACCAACTTTTCTCAATCCCGTTTTGCTCCCGGACAAACAGCACCAGCCCACGCCCATAAGGATATGTGTGAGGTATTCTTTGTGGAATCCGGTTCTGGATTCATTCGCATTAGCGAGCGAGAATACCCTCTTGTTCCGGGAAGTTGTGTTGCTGTTGAACCGGGAGAATTTCATGAAGTGGTAAATAGCGGTTCAGATGAATTAGTTTTAACCTATTTTGGATTGAGAGTTGAAAATTTATAG
- a CDS encoding glycerol-3-phosphate acyltransferase, protein MLELWGIVIICIICPLLGALPLIAWITQALAKRKIAQLGTGNIGVSSAFYHGGTLVGVLAVVSEALKGIAAVLLARVIFKDGSAWELVALIALVLGRYIAGRGAGTTNVVWGFAVHDPLAATFVLLLASVSFTIVRSRQLAKFGILILFPLLVGILHSEDPSHVLAAVALAALLGWIYKQMPDDLDLPVERAQPDTQAAFKFFRGEQDTLTLDDDLDASVVGQKAARLAEVKRWGYQVPKGWVLAPYDDPSPLIELLQPSRLFPLVVRSSAIGEDTEQASAAGQYVTVLNVTTKKELSDAIARCQASYNSSSAVQYRSDRGVYDGAMAVLVQQQVQGVYSGVAFTRDPITKQGDAVVIEALPGNATQVVSGRTTPEQYRAYIADTDNLSSIELEGQGSIPPALIKQVAYLCRRIELRYHGIPQDIEWTFDGKTLWVLQARPITTLLPIWTRKIAAEVIPGLIRPLTWSINRPLTCGVWGGIFALVLGERSVGLDFNKTATLHYSRAYFNASLLGDIFQRMGLPPESLEFLTRGAKMSKPPVETTLRNLPGLLRLVWREICLKMDFQWDNRKWFAPALSQLSQESVEDLDPVKLVARIEEILELLRRATYYSIMAPLSAALRQAMFRVKDEELDNSKTPEIAALRSLQELAASSRRIIPDLNPDKAFEELEQTPEGQEILSQFEHLLSQYGYLSEVGTDIAIPTWREDPSPVRNLFVQFMQLSEPVPAKQKGKKKRGIVQSRVDLKGRVTEVYSRLLAELRWCFVTLEQMWLKSGLLEEPGDIFFLDFEEIRRLVEGFEPDFVDRLHDLVKLRRNELDCDSQLEPVPLLVYGNDPPKFPFRSAIALPDQVLQGIPASPGQVEGRVKVLRSLQASLDVDKDTILVVPYTDSGWAPLLVRAGGLIAEAGGRLSHGAIIAREYGIPAIMDVKSATWILQDGQRVRMDGYRGIVEISNDLRPEQEPE, encoded by the coding sequence ATGCTAGAACTTTGGGGTATTGTAATTATTTGTATTATCTGTCCCCTCCTGGGTGCGCTACCGCTTATTGCCTGGATTACCCAAGCCCTAGCTAAGCGGAAGATAGCACAATTGGGGACAGGGAACATTGGTGTCTCATCTGCCTTTTACCACGGTGGTACCTTGGTAGGAGTGCTGGCAGTCGTATCAGAAGCGCTTAAAGGTATTGCAGCTGTCTTACTTGCCCGTGTTATTTTCAAAGATGGATCGGCGTGGGAACTCGTTGCTTTAATTGCCTTGGTATTAGGGCGATATATAGCAGGTCGAGGCGCAGGTACGACAAATGTGGTTTGGGGATTTGCCGTACACGATCCTCTAGCGGCAACATTTGTACTTTTGCTAGCTAGCGTTAGTTTTACGATTGTCCGCTCCAGACAACTGGCAAAATTCGGGATTTTAATTTTGTTTCCACTGCTTGTGGGGATTTTGCATAGCGAAGACCCATCCCACGTTTTAGCTGCGGTTGCATTAGCGGCTTTACTGGGTTGGATTTACAAACAAATGCCTGATGATTTGGACTTACCCGTTGAACGGGCGCAACCGGACACGCAAGCAGCATTTAAATTTTTCCGTGGCGAACAAGATACTCTGACCCTGGATGACGATCTAGATGCTAGTGTTGTCGGACAAAAAGCAGCCAGACTTGCAGAAGTGAAGCGTTGGGGTTATCAAGTTCCAAAGGGATGGGTACTGGCTCCTTATGACGATCCCTCACCATTAATAGAATTGCTTCAGCCATCGCGTTTATTTCCCCTTGTCGTTCGTTCCTCAGCTATAGGAGAGGATACGGAACAGGCTTCGGCTGCAGGTCAGTATGTCACGGTGTTGAATGTGACGACAAAGAAGGAATTGAGCGATGCGATCGCACGCTGTCAAGCTTCCTACAATAGTTCATCAGCAGTACAATACCGCAGCGATCGCGGAGTCTATGATGGAGCAATGGCAGTTCTTGTTCAGCAACAGGTACAGGGAGTCTACTCTGGAGTTGCTTTTACCCGCGATCCCATTACCAAGCAAGGTGATGCTGTTGTCATCGAAGCATTACCGGGAAATGCAACTCAGGTAGTTTCCGGACGAACTACGCCAGAACAATATCGTGCATATATTGCGGATACAGACAACCTCAGTTCGATAGAACTAGAAGGTCAAGGAAGCATCCCACCTGCTTTAATCAAGCAAGTTGCATATCTATGTCGGCGCATTGAGTTGCGTTACCACGGAATTCCTCAAGACATAGAATGGACTTTTGACGGTAAAACTCTGTGGGTGTTACAAGCACGCCCAATAACAACACTGCTACCGATTTGGACTCGGAAAATTGCAGCAGAAGTTATTCCAGGACTGATTCGTCCGCTCACTTGGTCGATCAATCGTCCGTTAACTTGTGGTGTTTGGGGAGGAATTTTTGCTTTGGTTCTGGGCGAACGTTCTGTAGGGTTGGATTTTAACAAAACAGCAACTTTACACTACTCCAGAGCTTACTTTAACGCTTCGTTGTTGGGAGACATATTCCAGCGTATGGGTTTACCTCCCGAAAGTCTAGAGTTTCTAACACGGGGAGCAAAAATGAGTAAGCCCCCGGTAGAGACAACTTTACGCAATTTGCCTGGATTGTTACGGTTAGTTTGGCGAGAAATCTGTTTAAAAATGGATTTTCAATGGGACAACCGCAAGTGGTTTGCTCCTGCTTTGTCTCAGTTAAGCCAGGAGTCAGTAGAAGATCTCGACCCGGTGAAGTTAGTCGCCAGAATAGAAGAGATTTTGGAATTGCTTCGCCGTGCGACTTACTATAGTATTATGGCTCCTTTGAGTGCGGCATTGCGGCAAGCAATGTTTCGAGTAAAAGATGAGGAACTTGACAATAGCAAAACTCCAGAAATAGCGGCGTTGCGAAGTCTCCAAGAATTAGCTGCTTCCTCCCGCAGAATAATACCCGATCTCAATCCAGATAAGGCATTTGAGGAGTTAGAGCAGACGCCTGAAGGACAAGAAATTCTCTCACAATTTGAGCATTTGCTAAGTCAATACGGTTACTTAAGTGAAGTCGGAACTGATATTGCTATCCCCACTTGGCGGGAAGATCCATCGCCAGTCAGGAACTTGTTCGTGCAGTTCATGCAGCTGAGCGAACCAGTACCAGCCAAACAAAAAGGCAAGAAAAAAAGAGGTATTGTACAAAGCCGTGTCGATTTAAAGGGGCGAGTGACCGAGGTATACTCCCGACTTTTAGCTGAATTGCGTTGGTGTTTTGTTACCTTAGAACAAATGTGGTTGAAATCCGGTTTGCTGGAAGAACCAGGAGATATATTTTTCTTGGATTTTGAAGAAATACGGCGTCTCGTGGAAGGTTTTGAGCCAGATTTTGTGGATAGATTACACGATTTGGTGAAATTAAGAAGAAACGAACTTGACTGCGACAGTCAGTTAGAGCCAGTGCCTTTGTTAGTTTACGGTAACGACCCCCCCAAATTTCCGTTCCGAAGTGCGATCGCTTTGCCCGATCAAGTCCTGCAAGGTATTCCTGCTAGTCCCGGACAAGTCGAAGGAAGGGTAAAGGTGTTGCGAAGCTTACAAGCTAGCTTAGATGTCGATAAGGATACTATTCTGGTAGTTCCTTATACTGATTCTGGATGGGCTCCTTTGTTAGTGAGAGCGGGTGGATTGATTGCTGAGGCAGGGGGAAGGCTTTCTCACGGCGCTATCATTGCTCGTGAATATGGAATTCCCGCAATTATGGATGTTAAAAGTGCTACATGGATATTGCAAGATGGTCAGAGGGTAAGGATGGATGGATATAGGGGTATTGTAGAGATATCCAATGATTTGAGACCCGAACAAGAACCCGAATGA
- a CDS encoding SGNH/GDSL hydrolase family protein — translation MKAFLVVSVVIVIGLFVVLEVGLRWLFGFGNPLTYITDEKIGYLLAPNQRTKRFGNRIEINEYSMRGAPVKTSISSSTLRILLLGDSIVNGGWWTDQDKTISSLMSYSLPPVIPSRFSQVEVLNASANSWGPRNELAYLHKFGNFNAQVVVLVINTDDLFATAPTSLPVGRDRNYPERKPPFAMAEFLNRYVLKPKPIPELEALQKEGGDRVGMNLDAIGKIQAFALQGKSRFLLVMTPLLREIGQPGPRDYEIKSRDRLNEFCRVQNITYIDFLPVFNSTQSPKALYHDHIHLNLQGNQLVSQTIEKTLIEMLSYETLIK, via the coding sequence GTGAAAGCTTTTCTCGTTGTCAGTGTGGTAATTGTTATTGGATTATTTGTTGTTCTGGAGGTGGGATTGCGCTGGTTGTTTGGTTTTGGCAATCCCCTCACCTACATTACAGATGAGAAAATTGGCTATTTATTAGCCCCCAACCAGCGTACCAAGCGCTTTGGCAATCGTATCGAAATTAATGAGTATTCTATGCGAGGCGCACCAGTAAAAACATCTATTTCATCTTCTACCTTACGAATACTCCTGTTGGGTGATTCTATTGTTAACGGAGGGTGGTGGACTGACCAGGATAAGACTATTTCTAGCTTAATGAGTTATTCTCTCCCACCAGTTATTCCCAGCCGTTTTTCACAAGTAGAAGTACTTAATGCTTCTGCTAACTCTTGGGGTCCCCGAAATGAATTGGCTTACTTGCACAAGTTTGGGAATTTTAACGCTCAAGTTGTGGTGTTGGTCATTAACACAGATGACTTGTTCGCAACGGCTCCGACTTCGTTACCAGTCGGACGCGATCGCAACTATCCAGAGCGAAAACCACCTTTTGCTATGGCGGAATTCTTGAACCGTTATGTGTTAAAACCAAAACCCATTCCAGAGTTGGAGGCTTTGCAGAAAGAAGGCGGCGATCGAGTCGGTATGAATTTGGATGCTATTGGTAAAATTCAAGCATTTGCACTACAAGGGAAGAGTCGATTTCTACTCGTGATGACTCCTCTGCTTCGTGAAATCGGTCAGCCGGGACCGAGAGATTATGAAATTAAGTCACGCGATCGCCTTAATGAGTTTTGTCGAGTACAAAACATAACTTACATAGATTTTCTGCCCGTGTTTAATTCTACTCAATCTCCTAAAGCATTGTATCACGACCACATTCACTTAAATTTACAGGGAAATCAACTCGTAAGTCAAACCATCGAAAAGACTCTTATTGAGATGTTGAGTTATGAAACATTAATAAAATAA